The nucleotide window TCGCCGGACGCAGCGGCCGCGGCTTCTCGGTGACCTCGATGTCGGTCGAGTCCATCAACGCCCTCTACGAGCTGCGCGAGGCCCTCGAGGAGCGCGCGGCAACGCTGGCCGCCCGCGGCGCCGACCGCTCGGCATTCCGGATGCTGCGCGAGCGTTTCCTCGCCGCCCCCGCCCTGCTCGACGCCGGTGAGCACGGCATCCACGATTACTACGCCCTGATCGACGAGTTCGACGCGGCGATCGACAACGCCGTCGACAACTCCTTCCTCGTGGGCGCCCTCGACACCGTGCGCACGCACCTGGCGCGCATCCGCCGCGTCGCCCGCGGCAACCCGGTGCGGCTGCGAGCCGCCGCGGCCGAACACCTGCTGATCCTCGACGCGATCATCGACGGTGACGCGGCGCTCGCCGCGCACGCCACCCACGTGCACCTGCACCTCAGCCTCGCGAGCGTGCTCGCGGTGCTGGCAGCGCC belongs to Cryobacterium sp. SO2 and includes:
- a CDS encoding GntR family transcriptional regulator, with protein sequence MYTETVKSAPERASDRAYRVLRDEILDGLLPAGTVLLEVEQSARLGVSRTPLRSAVARLVADGLVAGRSGRGFSVTSMSVESINALYELREALEERAATLAARGADRSAFRMLRERFLAAPALLDAGEHGIHDYYALIDEFDAAIDNAVDNSFLVGALDTVRTHLARIRRVARGNPVRLRAAAAEHLLILDAIIDGDAALAAHATHVHLHLSLASVLAVLAAPVHAVHDQTS